The Bos taurus isolate L1 Dominette 01449 registration number 42190680 breed Hereford chromosome 16, ARS-UCD2.0, whole genome shotgun sequence genome includes the window CGTGGGGCCGATCCGTGGTGTTGGATCTCCGACAGCCACCGCACTGCTCCCCCCTGGGCCAGAGGAGGAGGGTGAGACGGGTCGAGGAGGCAGAGGTGGCACAGGGGAGCTCCTGGGGCTGGTCGAGGCCTGAAGACCTGGGGCTGCCCCAGAGTCTGGGGCTGGAGGACACCAGAGGGTGGTCCAGACCCCACAGCTGGGCAGCCCTGCCCCAACTCTTTTCTGTGTAGCGCCTTTAATCTCCAGGATTACCAAAGTCCTTCCGCATACTGAACAGGGCCAGGTGAGGGGTGGAGAATCAGCTCTCAGCCCCACCCTCTCCGAATCAGCACATGTTGCCCCTCGTGGGCCTGATGGTCCCTCcaggtgtgtgtatgttcatctcCCCCTTAGGTCAGGCGCTTCCCAGGGAAAGGACTGCCTCCCCATCAGACTGGATCCTTTCCAGGCAGGGAGCTCCTTTTGCCTCCCCCAGGTTCCCCTAGAGCTCAGCAGACCCCAGGGCActgagtgggggtggggctgagttGAGCCCCAGGCCCAGCTAAACCTTGACCTTCAGCAGCCACACAGGCCCCAATACCTGCCCAGCAACCCCATTGCCCAGGACACTTACCCCATGTTCACTGAGAGCAGGGGCGTCACGTCGGTGCGGTCAGGATATTGGTAGAGGATCCCGTTGCTGCAGGGGCACAATGGGGCAGGGGTGAGTCTGGGCTGGGATCTGGGGGCCTGCAGAGCCTACATCCTGGGGATCCTTGCAAGCTGGGGCTTGAAACCCAGAGGCCAAGGAGGCTGGGGTGGCTGGGAGGGTGGAAAATCTACAGAGGTACCGCAGGGAACATGTACCCCCAGACCTGGGGACAGCAGCCCTAGTCTGCACCTGAGATGGCCTGGGCTTCCTTGGCCCTATGTGGCTGACACCACAGAGAAGTTCTAGGATCCCCGTGGGAAGGAGGGTgctgtcccccaccccaacctccgGCCAGAGCTCTCACCTGAGCACCACGAAGCAAGTCTTCCAGTGCTCCTTGCCCAGGTAGGAGGTGCCTGCCTTGTAATGCAGCATGCCTTCTTTGGTGATGGTGCCCTCGGGGGGTGAGcagtggcagggggtggggcccaggaacTCGTCCTgggggtcctcccagtgcacaagcccatAGAAGCGCACAGTAACAGCAGTcgcctggggagggagggggcagggtgaGGACACACCCCAGCTGGGGAGGCGGCTAggctggggtggaggggagagCCTGCTGCAGGCAGATGAAGGGAAACATGAAAGACCGCTGTCTGCACCTCGTGACCCTGACACCAGGGCTCGCATCTCGGGGACAACAGCCTCTCCTCCCCGGGTTCTTACCTCACACTTAGATTCCTGGGCCACAAATTTGGCCAGAGCCAGCTTCTCCATGGTGGCATCAGTCAGGATGCTGGGGTAGGGGGGTTCCCGACAGCCCTTGATCATGGCTGACTTCAAAGAAGCCAAGAAGAACCTGTGCGGGGAGTGGGGTCTGCTGTCAGAGGCCTGGGGCCCCCACCTCTCACAGGGACAGGGCTTAGTCCTGAGGATGTCTGACCTGAAGGGGTCACAGGGTTTGAGGGGAGGGACCCATCTGGAACCAGAGCTAAGGTGGCTAAGGTGGCGGGTGGGGCAATGAGGTGGCAGCAGTCCTTGGTCATTAAACGGTGGTCTGGGAAACCTAACCCTTCACAATGGCCAAGGGACCTTGGGTCttgaccacaagggaagcccggaTGAGGTGATGCAGCAGGACTCAGATGAAGACCCGACCTCAGGACAGACAGTTTTCCCACGGAAGCACGTGGGGCAGGAGTGGCCCCGTGGCCCCAAAGCAGGGGCTGTGCTTTCTGTCCTGTGGGGGTGATTCTGACAGCCCTCTTTTCCTCTGTGGGGGCCACTGAGGGTCTGAGGTCACCAGTCGGTCAGTGTGTCTGTCACCCCCCTGCTTCTCTGCCCGGACCGCAGGCTCCAAACGAAACATGTCTCTGTTTTCTACTTCTTCATAGCCCacttcccaccctccacccccaggggTGTGGCCAGGCCAGTAGTGCATGCTCTGTCTCCTGGCCGGCAGAAGGGGCGTGTCACTCACTCTGCCAGGGCCACGTCCGCTGTGTCCAGCAGAAACTGCTTCCTGCGGTTGGTGCACACCAGCTTCACCGTCTGTTGGTCGAGGCCCACCTGCCGGAAACCACACCCCACATGCACACGGAGCTTGGCCGCGGCTGCCACAGGGGCAGCCATGGCCAGACAGAGGGCGGGCTGGGGAGGGAAGAAGCACAGACTGGGGTCACCAAGCAGTGGGCAGGGATGCTCGGATgtacagagaaggaagagggaccCATGGGCTTGGTTCTTATCCTTGGCATCCGGGGGGTAGATGAGAGCTGGCACCCCCCCGGGACTGAGGCCAGGGGCCGGCCTTGCTCTGCAGCTCTGAGGCTGGGTGGCCTGCGGAGCCCTACAGACAGCACACACCAGCCGCGGAGCCCGAACTCACCGACACGTAGTCGAGCTCATTGTAAGAAACAGCCTCTTCCACCAAGTATGGCTTCTCTGTGGCCCCTGAGAGAGGAGACCCCAGTGCTCGTTACCCCTGGGGGCCTCTCTGCCCTCCCCGTGCCCCATTTCCCAAGATCTTTTCTCAGTGAGGACCCGCCCTCGCCCTGCTATCTGAAATGATGGGGTAGGAGAATGACATGGGGTACTCATGGAGGGGCCCCCAGGCTCACGTCCTGGGATACTGACAGCCCCTTCCCACGTGCAGCGGAGAGATACTCGGGGCCAGCGGGGTGGGGGTAGAGGGGTGGGAGGCAAGAGGCTTTTGGTGGGGGGTGGCAGGTGCAGGGAATGAGGAAGCAGTCAGTCTCATCCTCCACGTGCCCTGGCCCAGCCCGGGGCGGCAGGCACCTTTCCGGAGCAGGTAGACATAGCAGTCTGTGAGCAGCACGTACAGCAGCTGCAGGTTGCCCTCCATGTGCCCGGTGCTCATCCGGATCATCTGAGGGGCCGGAGCAGAGAGGTCAGACCCCGAGGTGCACACCCCGCCCTGGACAGCCCGCGCCCCCTTCTGAGCAGGCGCAGGGCCCATCCAGCCGTGCCCTCCCTGTGTGGCTCTTGCTCATTCTTGAGATCCCAGGACTTACTCTGAAGAGCTGCTCTTCGTTTTCTCGAAACACATGGATCATCAGCAGGAGCAGGTGATTGTTGTCTACTCTGTGAGGGGGACAAGTGTTGGGAGGATGAGGCGTCAGCTAGAGCAGGGCCCACACAGGCGCACGGAGACGAAGGGAGCACGGAGATGATGCGCGCACGGAGGTGAGGCGACACCAGAGGGCCACACCCCTTCCTACCTCCCAGCCCAGGCTAGGTCTTCCAGGAGCTGTGCTTGGCCTACTTGGAGGGCAGATGCCCAGCGTGCCCTGATCAAGGAGAGCCATGGCTCACACATGTGGCACAGACAGCCTGGCTCACCTGAACTCTGCCGAGTGGGTCATCTCAGAAGGGCTCCCCTGGCCCTCCTCCACCCCAGAGTCCTCGGCGCTGCTCAGACAGGGGCTGGGCTGGTCTCCCTTGAGTCTGCAAAGAGCCTCCTGGGTCCCAGGCTCTGGCTCCAGCCCCTCACCGTCCTGGGGCAGCTGGGCGTCCAGTTCCTGGGCCTCTGGCTTCTGTGCCTCCCCCGGGGTGTCCTCTAAGGGCCGAGGCGTCTGTCCtggtcctcctcctccccccgccTCTTCTTGGCCAGCAGCCGCAGGGCTACCAGGAACATGCAGCGGTTGGCCAGGCCCTGCAGGGTCATGGTGGCCGCCACCTGATGTAACAGCACTTGGACTCTCGACGGTAAAGCGGTAGAAGTCCATTGGGGCTGGAAGCCCCTCACTAAAGTCGCAAAATGGCGGCCTCTCCGGGGCGTCCCCGGGAGAGCCGGTCCGAAAGGACTGGTCCGGGGGCTCGACGTGGGAGCGCCAGGTGGCCGGGTCCAGCTGCCCGTTCAGCTGGTCGATGACCTTACTCAGGGGCTGCCCCACGCGCTCCATGGAGGTGTCCTTCATCTCGGGGATAAGCAGGCCCACCTGGCCGGGCTCTGAGCGCTCGCTGCCCTCCACTGTGCTGCCAGGCCCCTGTCCCTCCTGTGGCGGGGAGGCCAGGGTGGTGTCTGGGGAGCCCTGGCCAGGGCCTGGGCTGCTGACCACGGGGTCGCCATTGCCCTGCCGGGCACACGTGTGCTGGGTGGAGGCTGGGTGGAGTGGACTTGCTTCCTCATCTGATCTGGGCTTCTTCTTCTtgcctgttttcttcttcttggtGACCCTGGATGGTAGTGATTGGGAGAGGTTTAAAGCTGGGTAACCGGTACCGAGGGCAACAAGGTGGGCTGGGTCAGAACAGGTGAACCTGCGCAAGGAGCTCAGAGAATCAGAGCTTCAGGAGTCCCAGGCAGCACTAGGCATGGGACCCTGGGCCAGGGGCCAACCGCGGCTCAGGCGCCGAGTACCTCCCGCTGCTGGCAGAGGCAGGGCCAGCATGAGGAAGGCACAGGGGAACCCCTGAGTGGGTCCTGTGAGTTCTAGCTGGTGGCACACTAGGGTAAAGTGCTCTCAGGAATGGAAACAGACCATGGCTGGTCAGACCAGTGACCCCTCTACTCAGACTCCCCGCAGGAGGTGGGCTGACCCTGAGCTGACCTCACTTTACATTAGGTATTGAAATGGATAATTCAAAAGACTCAAATTCTTTTGAGCTCAAATTCCTGGCTCCGAGTTGGCTGGAATGGACCTGGCTAAGCAACTCTAGGTCTGAACCTCTCTAGCTGCTCTGGATTTGAACCAGCCTTTGGGAGTGGGACTCCTGGCTCCAATCACTGGGGAGCAACTCCCCCCACCTTGGGCCGGGAACCCTCTTATTCAGGTGGAGGGACTCAAGAGCAGGAGCCGGAGGAGGTCAGAGAGCCGAGGAGGCTCTTGGCCAAGAGTTTCCAACCTTGTCAtccacctcctccttccttctacaTCCCCGTCAATGTGATGAAGATGCTCTTCTTTCAGTGAGCCATGCTCAACTAGAATTGGTACAGATTTCAGAACTTGTGCATTGATGTCCAAGAACTCCCTTGGAAAGAAGTCCAGGCTGAAGGTGCTTTCTGGATGGACTGGACAAATGCCCCCGGCAGCCTGGGCCTGGCCCCTGAAGCCGTCTGTGTTGTTGCCTGTGCCACCCATCTTCTAGGCTCGGGCCCTCTTTTTCCTTTGATCAAAGAACTACTGAACAGGGAGGGGTACCTGGTCTCCAGGAAGAGGGCCAAATGTCCTCGGGGTGAAAGGGGGTGGGTCCTAGTCTGTGTGGACTAAAAAGTGATGCTAGGAGCAGACAGGAGGGACACCAGGACGTTCACCCAGCTTCTCGGGCCCCCTCCCCGCTGACCTGATGACCTCGAGCTCTGTGCAGGTGTCCGGTAGGTCTGGAGTGTGAGACTCCCCCTTCTCCTGAGAGCTTGTGTGCACAGGGGTGGTGTCGGAGGAGGACACAGTCTCGGCCTGGTCCTCATTGAAGGGGTTGTGGCGCTGGGTGGGACTCTTGGTGGAAGCCTTGCTGCTGGTTGGGTCTGAGGTGGTGGAGCGGGGGCCGCTGACAGTGTCTGTGAGGTCTCCGTCTGGGAGAACAGGAAACACGAGACAGCCCTTCAGACACCAGCTGGGGACCCCAGGCCCCCAAAGCATGCCTTATCTCGGGAGGGAGGCAGGCGAGTTCTTCCCAGAGCATTCTGACCGGGGTGGCCCCGTTTCAGGAGTGGAAGCCTCCTGCCAGCAGGACGTGGGATTTGTGCTTCAAGAGCAACTTGGAGGAACGCCATCGCCACCCCCTCTGGGTTCCCCCCTCTCACAGATCTCAACAATTTGGCCGAGTTTGAGTCAAGAGCCTCAAGGTTAAGCAGGCTCCAGGTTTAAGCCCTACGGGGGTGGTGACCTTGATGGCTCAGAAGATGGGCCGCACGCCTCGCAGGCTAACATGAGCCTCCATTAGCGCAACACGCCCTTGACAGGACTGAGATACCCAAAGTCCTCTGAAGGGACCCCCACGGTGGCAGATACAGAGggacagaggaggagagaagagaaccAGGATCCGAGAAAATGAGGGCTGCAGACGCTGAGAGGCCAGGACAAGGAGTCTAAGGCTGAAGAGCTGGGGGAAGGGCAGGAAGAAGGACCTAGAGCACAGTGAAGAGGGCAGAGTGGGGAGAAAGATGTGCAGAGTCGCTGCCCCCACAGAGATGCCTCGTGGGCCCTTCTCCCCTGAGAGTCAGGTGCTGAGAACTTCATTTCATTCAAACCTCAGCCTGCCTACTGGCCCTCCCTGGGCACTCTCCCCCAGGGAGACAGGCCCTCTGGAGAGGAGCTGGTCTCttaccccctcccaccccctctcaGCCCTCCCACCCTCAACTGTCCATCCCAGGTCCCTGGAACGGGACACTGAGAGGAGGGAGTGTCAGCATGGAAGCATAGGGGGTGTTTATCCAGTGGCAGATGGAAGGCCGCCCAGGCTGGCAGGATAGCTCGGGTGATGGTTGATGGCAAAGGACACAGGATGTTCATGCCCCACTTGCCAGCCTGCGCACATCTTGCTGGCCCTTATCTGCCAGAGGAgacgtggtgcacaggcttcccacCCTCAGCCTCATCTGGAAGGGCCCAATCTGGGAAGCCACGGGGTAGCTATCTGCTGACGCAGCATGGCATCAAAAGTACACTGTCTTTTAATATAAGGCCAAAGGAGGGGGCAAAGAGCAGCTGCCAGCTCTGCTAGAGAAACACGAGTGAAATAGGAGCCTTTCTTCAAATCTCCAGGGACCCCCAGAACTTGTTTCTCAGATGCAGAAAAGCCTGCCCTTCAGTCTGAGAGGAGGCTCTTGCTAAGTCCACGTGTTCCTGTTCGACCCCGAGAGGTGCAGCTGTCCAGGGGAGGGGTCCCAGGAGTGGAGCAAGCAGATCATTGGGCGTGGTGGGGTCCCGGCTGGGATACCCACCAGTTCTGTACATAAGCCAGGGCTCTTGGAAAGGCCTCCCCAGTCCCCACCCCAGGGCCCGGAGCTGCCTCCAAATCCTGCTCTTCTCCAGGTGTGAGAAGACAGAGCCACCTCAGGGGAGCTGCCAAACCGGCTCAGGGCATCGTCAGCGCTCCAGGAACCAGGAAAGTGGGTGGTCACTGCTGGGAcaacctcaccccaccccagagcccagcccagcccgAGCAAGCAGTGCGACTGGGCTGTTAGTTCTCAGGCCACAGGAGCTCTGGAGGGCTGCAGAGGGTCAGGCCCTGCTTGTCGAGTGACTGCCACAGGAAAGTAGCTGGGTCAGGAGTGGGTTAGTTGTTAGACCTGGGGGGGTGGGGATCAATGCCCAGCATGTGAGCTGCAAGAAGAGAGGCAGAAAGGATAAATGATGTTATGATGGAATTCTGGATTTCAAGCTAATCTCAACTTAAAATGGGGGACTCCTTAATGCTACTCTCTTGGCCAgataacataaatttatttttctcaaagctATATCTTATTTTCCTCAAACCAAAGCTACTGCACACTCACATTACTTGGGAAAAGAGCCTCCATCATCCATGACTCAGATGACAGCTGTAACACAGGGGCCAGCTCTGAGCAGAACCGCCGTCCCTTGGCTCAGGGTGACCAGCCGGCACCACCTCCTCCGGAGGCCGACCCTGCACCCACCCTGGGCAGAAGTGGCCCTCAGGGCAGGGCTGTTTATTAACAGGGGGTCTGGTTTTGGCCTCAGCTTTAAGGAGGAAGGATTAACCTTCTCAGAAATACGTCCTCTGCTTGGAATAGTCATGGGAATCCCAAGAATAGCTTCAGGGCTGTTCTCAAGCCCAGAAGTGGCGTCACCAGTAGAAAAAGGCCCAAGCATTGCTGCCACCTAGTGGACAGGGTGGAAAGAtgaacagatttcttttttttttttttaatctttatggcCACGCTGCGTGaaatttgggatcttagttccctgaccagggatcaagcccacaccccctgcattggcagctcaaAGTCTCAACCAGTGGGCCAACAGGGAAGTGCCTGACAGATTTCACTTTAGTTGACCTTAAAAATTCAAAGAGGATGTTTCAGCCATGCTAGGGCAATTTCCCTCATTCAGACCTCAATCTCCTCCAAAAACACCCACGAGGAAGCCGTTAAGAAGTGGATCAAGCTGTCTGCACTGCCTCCTGATGTCTGTAACACAGAAGCGCGTCTGACTTAAAGGAGCTCGCAACCCCCATGTTCAAAGGCAGTGTTTTCCTGAACAATCTCCCCACGAGGGCCCCACAGCTGGTAGTCCCCGTACACGTCTGGTGCATGACTGGCACTGCAATCGGGACGGGTGATCCGTGTGTCCCCAAAATGCGCTCAGCGACTCAAGGCCACGGCATAAAGGGAAGAATCTTGCACTGGGAGAAAGGGTTGGCCTAAGCCTCAAGGTCAAGTTCTACTGCAGAATTCCATCTGTCAGAACACCAGACTTGGCTTTATTACGATCATTGACATTATCATAAATAACAAGCTGATTCTGAATCATGCAGCAAGCTTGGTATGGAAAGGTTGCAAAACAGGAAAAGAGGGTAACAGCGGACTCTGTCCCACCTTCCCAGTCTGTGCTGGGTACGGACGGCACTGCTGGAAACACATCTCCAAAATCATAATCTACAAAAACGAGGGACAAAACTGAAGATTAGAAACACAGGTAGTTTGGCAGGacagggagggtggggggcaaCAGGGTGGGAGGCATGGGAAGAACACAAGAGAGGAAAAATTCAACTTTCCGTATTTTCTCTGACCACCTCAGGGGAACTTACAAGGAGCCCGCCTGCTTCTCAGCTCGGGCACTGGCCCAGTGACCTCTGACCCCTAGGAAGACCTGCGGGCAATCCGTTCCAAGCCCGGAAGAACATGGCTCCCCTGCACCTAACCTCCTTTCCTACCCCTTGCTCTCCTTCCTGCCAAACCCAGCAGCTAAGAAGAGGTGGGCTCAAGGGACACCTCTGTCGCTGGGCAGTCTGGCTGCTCCCTTGAGGCCTGTCCTGCCGACTTCCCTGAGCCCGATCCAAGCAGACTGAGCTGCCATCTCCTGCTCCTATGAGAGTAATGCAAATCTAGCTAACACCAGACTGAAAGTAACTGCCCTCCCCGGGAGAGAGGACCACATCACAGGCAGAAACAAAGAAGGTCAAGGTCTCAATGCTGATGCAATTCTGGGTGCCCCTGGGGCTGAATTGGTGCTTGGAGCCCCTTCGCTGGAGATGAGGTGGGGTGCAGTACATAAACGGCTCTGGTTTCCCACATGGGGCAACAGCCAGTTTTACAAATCAACAGAGGCCAAAGGTTTGGAAGAAACCAGGCTGTTCCAACCAGCCGTTGGACTAAGACAACAAATGACTACAGACAGGAGGATGTTCTTTTTGGTCTTTGCTGCCACGTGTGTGATTGCCTCTGACACGCTGTCAAGGACAGGAGGGACTCAGAAATCGATGGACCAGGGGAAATGGGGGCGAGTCTGCCTCTAAACTTTGAGATCCATTGGGTTCTCCCTCCTTTCAGGGGTTGCTTAGCCTTTTCTACCTAGAATCGAGGGTAGGACCACCCCCAAAGTGGGCAGTGCTCACCCCTGAAATGTCAGGAAGTTTCCAGGTTGCCTTCCTGATCTTCCTGACCGCAGACAACTGCCCTGGTGCGTGTCTGCAGCCTTCTGAAAAGGGGTCTAACATTCATAAGATCTCATCGTGGCTTTTGATCGCCAGAATCAGTTTCTGAGCCACCACTGGGACTTTGAGAAAGAGAAGAGCCGGGAAGTGACTGGCCTGGTTTAACTCTGAATTTCCACCACTGGACCAGCCGAGAAAGATGTCCCCCGGCCAGGCTTACGCGGCTTAGAATCCATTCACAACAGAGGCCGGCCCCTTCCCGCCCTGGCACTCACCCTCACTAGACGGGGCGATGGCGCTGTCATCCCACTCCAGGGTGGTGGAGGTGACGGAGTTGAAGGAGTTGAGGGAGAGGCTGTCTGAGCCGTGGACTGAGCTGGGGAGGCGGTCTTCAAAGTCCAGCAGGTACTGCGGCTTGTAGTAGTCGGGCATGTAGGGGGCCAGGTCTAAATAAGGGGCAtcctggggagagagaggaagaggcaggTTGGGGTGCCAGCAGGCCACAGGGGCCTGAATACACGGCCTTCCTTGGACCGGCCTTCACACTCTCCCAGGCTGGTTTTTCTTTGGAAATCAACGTGCTTACGGTActaaatccagaaataaactgCTGAGAGGAGGATTGTGAATGGTAGTGGCCCATAAGGCTGTGGGCTCGGGGTCAGGGATGACAGTGCCTGCTGGGCCTCCTGACCCTCCGTAACTTCCTGTACTCATTTTCCCCAGTTTCTACTACTTTTTAGGTCTGTGCTGTTGGAGT containing:
- the PLEKHM2 gene encoding pleckstrin homology domain-containing family M member 2 isoform X3, whose amino-acid sequence is MVTVMHSASCFPASLLVMVSHGHGHALEPLQCSPGAPEAPLQPRQDDAPYLDLAPYMPDYYKPQYLLDFEDRLPSSVHGSDSLSLNSFNSVTSTTLEWDDSAIAPSSEDYDFGDVFPAVPSVPSTDWEDGDLTDTVSGPRSTTSDPTSSKASTKSPTQRHNPFNEDQAETVSSSDTTPVHTSSQEKGESHTPDLPDTCTELEVIRVTKKKKTGKKKKPRSDEEASPLHPASTQHTCARQGNGDPVVSSPGPGQGSPDTTLASPPQEGQGPGSTVEGSERSEPGQVGLLIPEMKDTSMERVGQPLSKVIDQLNGQLDPATWRSHVEPPDQSFRTGSPGDAPERPPFCDFSEGLPAPMDFYRFTVESPSAVTSGGGHHDPAGPGQPLHVPGSPAAAGQEEAGGGGGPGQTPRPLEDTPGEAQKPEAQELDAQLPQDGEGLEPEPGTQEALCRLKGDQPSPCLSSAEDSGVEEGQGSPSEMTHSAEFRVDNNHLLLLMIHVFRENEEQLFRMIRMSTGHMEGNLQLLYVLLTDCYVYLLRKGATEKPYLVEEAVSYNELDYVSVGLDQQTVKLVCTNRRKQFLLDTADVALAEFFLASLKSAMIKGCREPPYPSILTDATMEKLALAKFVAQESKCEATAVTVRFYGLVHWEDPQDEFLGPTPCHCSPPEGTITKEGMLHYKAGTSYLGKEHWKTCFVVLSNGILYQYPDRTDVTPLLSVNMGGEQCGGCRRSNTTDRPHAFQVILADRPCLELSADSEAEMADWMQHLCQAVSKGVIPQGVAPSPCIPCCLVITDDRLFTCHEDCQTSFFRSLGTAKLADISAVSTEPGKEYCLLEFSQDSAQPLPPWVVYLSCTPELDRFLSALNSGWKTIYQVDLPHKAIQEASKKKFEDALSLIHSAWQRSDSLCRGRASRDPWC
- the PLEKHM2 gene encoding pleckstrin homology domain-containing family M member 2 isoform X1 — its product is MEPREVKDRILENISLSVKKLQSYFAACEDETPAIRNHDKVLQRLCEHLDHALLYGLQDLSSGYWVLVVHFTRREAVKHIEVLQHVATNLGRSRAWLYLALNENSLESYLRLFQENLGLLHKYYVKNALVCSHDHLTLFLTLVSGLEFIRFDLDLDAPYLDLAPYMPDYYKPQYLLDFEDRLPSSVHGSDSLSLNSFNSVTSTTLEWDDSAIAPSSEDGDLTDTVSGPRSTTSDPTSSKASTKSPTQRHNPFNEDQAETVSSSDTTPVHTSSQEKGESHTPDLPDTCTELEVIRVTKKKKTGKKKKPRSDEEASPLHPASTQHTCARQGNGDPVVSSPGPGQGSPDTTLASPPQEGQGPGSTVEGSERSEPGQVGLLIPEMKDTSMERVGQPLSKVIDQLNGQLDPATWRSHVEPPDQSFRTGSPGDAPERPPFCDFSEGLPAPMDFYRFTVESPSAVTSGGGHHDPAGPGQPLHVPGSPAAAGQEEAGGGGGPGQTPRPLEDTPGEAQKPEAQELDAQLPQDGEGLEPEPGTQEALCRLKGDQPSPCLSSAEDSGVEEGQGSPSEMTHSAEFRVDNNHLLLLMIHVFRENEEQLFRMIRMSTGHMEGNLQLLYVLLTDCYVYLLRKGATEKPYLVEEAVSYNELDYVSVGLDQQTVKLVCTNRRKQFLLDTADVALAEFFLASLKSAMIKGCREPPYPSILTDATMEKLALAKFVAQESKCEATAVTVRFYGLVHWEDPQDEFLGPTPCHCSPPEGTITKEGMLHYKAGTSYLGKEHWKTCFVVLSNGILYQYPDRTDVTPLLSVNMGGEQCGGCRRSNTTDRPHAFQVILADRPCLELSADSEAEMADWMQHLCQAVSKGVIPQGVAPSPCIPCCLVITDDRLFTCHEDCQTSFFRSLGTAKLADISAVSTEPGKEYCLLEFSQDSAQPLPPWVVYLSCTPELDRFLSALNSGWKTIYQVDLPHKAIQEASKKKFEDALSLIHSAWQRSDSLCRGRASRDPWC
- the PLEKHM2 gene encoding pleckstrin homology domain-containing family M member 2 isoform X2, which codes for MRPLPSATTTKSCSVYVSTWTTLCSTGRAWLYLALNENSLESYLRLFQENLGLLHKYYVKNALVCSHDHLTLFLTLVSGLEFIRFDLDLDAPYLDLAPYMPDYYKPQYLLDFEDRLPSSVHGSDSLSLNSFNSVTSTTLEWDDSAIAPSSEDYDFGDVFPAVPSVPSTDWEDGDLTDTVSGPRSTTSDPTSSKASTKSPTQRHNPFNEDQAETVSSSDTTPVHTSSQEKGESHTPDLPDTCTELEVIRVTKKKKTGKKKKPRSDEEASPLHPASTQHTCARQGNGDPVVSSPGPGQGSPDTTLASPPQEGQGPGSTVEGSERSEPGQVGLLIPEMKDTSMERVGQPLSKVIDQLNGQLDPATWRSHVEPPDQSFRTGSPGDAPERPPFCDFSEGLPAPMDFYRFTVESPSAVTSGGGHHDPAGPGQPLHVPGSPAAAGQEEAGGGGGPGQTPRPLEDTPGEAQKPEAQELDAQLPQDGEGLEPEPGTQEALCRLKGDQPSPCLSSAEDSGVEEGQGSPSEMTHSAEFRVDNNHLLLLMIHVFRENEEQLFRMIRMSTGHMEGNLQLLYVLLTDCYVYLLRKGATEKPYLVEEAVSYNELDYVSVGLDQQTVKLVCTNRRKQFLLDTADVALAEFFLASLKSAMIKGCREPPYPSILTDATMEKLALAKFVAQESKCEATAVTVRFYGLVHWEDPQDEFLGPTPCHCSPPEGTITKEGMLHYKAGTSYLGKEHWKTCFVVLSNGILYQYPDRTDVTPLLSVNMGGEQCGGCRRSNTTDRPHAFQVILADRPCLELSADSEAEMADWMQHLCQAVSKGVIPQGVAPSPCIPCCLVITDDRLFTCHEDCQTSFFRSLGTAKLADISAVSTEPGKEYCLLEFSQDSAQPLPPWVVYLSCTPELDRFLSALNSGWKTIYQVDLPHKAIQEASKKKFEDALSLIHSAWQRSDSLCRGRASRDPWC
- the PLEKHM2 gene encoding pleckstrin homology domain-containing family M member 2, which translates into the protein MEPREVKDRILENISLSVKKLQSYFAACEDETPAIRNHDKVLQRLCEHLDHALLYGLQDLSSGYWVLVVHFTRREAVKHIEVLQHVATNLGRSRAWLYLALNENSLESYLRLFQENLGLLHKYYVKNALVCSHDHLTLFLTLVSGLEFIRFDLDLDAPYLDLAPYMPDYYKPQYLLDFEDRLPSSVHGSDSLSLNSFNSVTSTTLEWDDSAIAPSSEDYDFGDVFPAVPSVPSTDWEDGDLTDTVSGPRSTTSDPTSSKASTKSPTQRHNPFNEDQAETVSSSDTTPVHTSSQEKGESHTPDLPDTCTELEVIRVTKKKKTGKKKKPRSDEEASPLHPASTQHTCARQGNGDPVVSSPGPGQGSPDTTLASPPQEGQGPGSTVEGSERSEPGQVGLLIPEMKDTSMERVGQPLSKVIDQLNGQLDPATWRSHVEPPDQSFRTGSPGDAPERPPFCDFSEGLPAPMDFYRFTVESPSAVTSGGGHHDPAGPGQPLHVPGSPAAAGQEEAGGGGGPGQTPRPLEDTPGEAQKPEAQELDAQLPQDGEGLEPEPGTQEALCRLKGDQPSPCLSSAEDSGVEEGQGSPSEMTHSAEFRVDNNHLLLLMIHVFRENEEQLFRMIRMSTGHMEGNLQLLYVLLTDCYVYLLRKGATEKPYLVEEAVSYNELDYVSVGLDQQTVKLVCTNRRKQFLLDTADVALAEFFLASLKSAMIKGCREPPYPSILTDATMEKLALAKFVAQESKCEATAVTVRFYGLVHWEDPQDEFLGPTPCHCSPPEGTITKEGMLHYKAGTSYLGKEHWKTCFVVLSNGILYQYPDRTDVTPLLSVNMGGEQCGGCRRSNTTDRPHAFQVILADRPCLELSADSEAEMADWMQHLCQAVSKGVIPQGVAPSPCIPCCLVITDDRLFTCHEDCQTSFFRSLGTAKLADISAVSTEPGKEYCLLEFSQDSAQPLPPWVVYLSCTPELDRFLSALNSGWKTIYQVDLPHKAIQEASKKKFEDALSLIHSAWQRSDSLCRGRASRDPWC